Proteins encoded together in one Labeo rohita strain BAU-BD-2019 chromosome 21, IGBB_LRoh.1.0, whole genome shotgun sequence window:
- the gpr34l gene encoding G protein-coupled receptor 34 like isoform X1, producing MLQEGNLTINESCQIHDGILSPFLPIGYIVICCIGLLCNTITLYIFFLRRHADTSMAVYMRHLALADTLLVMCLPLRVYYHNKEGPFYLCKVVGIFFYLNMYSSILFLSLISLDRYLKIIKPVWVFRIQKTKWSHMASYIVWAILISGMIPFFSSNSQKHPCDKVCFHFHSKGTVGGTINLTTVVLFLVFYVAFLCFYVRITKKLKTMSMGNGDPKAQSRKKRVIIKTFLVPAIFTLCFLPYHAVRIPYVLAQMNIIGDLHSQQLLHILNESTLLLSALNSCLDPIIYYFLSSAYRKTILCAIQGKFKNMYALNRRRISINRSLTEI from the coding sequence ATGTTGCAGGAAGGCAATTTAACCATCAATGAGTCCTGTCAGATTCATGATGGCATATTGTCGCCCTTCTTGCCCATTGGCTACATTGTCATCTGTTGCATTGGTCTGCTCTGCAACACCATCACCCTCTACATATTTTTCCTTCGGCGGCATGCAGACACTTCCATGGCCGTGTACATGCGGCATCTTGCCCTGGCGGACACCCTCCTGGTCATGTGTTTGCCTCTGCGAGTTTACTACCACAACAAAGAAGGTCCCTTTTACTTGTGCAAGGTGGTGGGCATCTTCTTCTACTTGAACATGTACTCCAGCATCCTGTTCCTCAGCCTCATCAGTCTGGATCGCTACTTGAAAATCATCAAGCCCGTTTGGGTCTTTCGAATCCAAAAGACAAAGTGGAGCCACATGGCAAGCTACATCGTCTGGGCGATCCTCATTTCAGGGATGATTCCGTTTTTTTCAAGCAACAGTCAAAAACATCCATGTGACAAGGTTTGCTTCCACTTCCACAGCAAGGGGACTGTTGGTGGGACCATAAACCTGACAACAGTGGTGCTCTTCCTTGTTTTTTATGTAgcctttctttgtttttatgtgaGGATCACTAAGAAACTCAAGACTATGTCCATGGGTAATGGTGACCCTAAGGCACAGAGTCGCAAAAAGAGGGTCATCATAAAGACTTTCTTAGTACCGGCAATTTTTACTTTGTGTTTCTTGCCCTACCATGCCGTACGAATACCATACGTTCTAGCTCAGATGAATATAATCGGAGATCTTCATAGCCAACAATTGTTGCACATCTTAAATGAGAGTACCTTGCTATTATCCGCTCTAAATAGTTGCTTAGACCCAATTATCTATTACTTCTTATCCAGTGCATACAGGAAAACAATACTGTGTGCCATTCAGGGCAagtttaaaaacatgtatgctTTAAACAGAAGAAGAATCAGCATAAACCGCTCACTCACTGAAATTTAG